The genomic region GCCGCGGCACCGATCAGTCCGCCGCCGCCGCCGGCGCCGCCGCGTCCCGCGCCCGTGCACGCGCCGGCCGCCGCACCGCCGGCTCCGGCGGTCGCAGCCGTGTCGGCCGCCGCGAAGACGGAGCGCGCCGAACCAATCATCCCGTCCACCGAGCCGGCGCCGCCGGATCGCGGGCAGCTGCGCACGCCCGATGGACGCTTCGACGAGATGGCGTTCGTGCGCGGTGTCGTCGGTCCCGAGGGCAATGGACCAGCGGCGTCCGCCACAGCACCGGCCCCGCCGCGCGCGCGCGACGTGGGAAGCGCCAACGTGCCGTTGCGAGGCCGTGCGTCGCAGGAGCAACTGGTCGAAAGCGTGCGAATCGATCCCACGCGCGTCGAGCGCCCACTCGCGGCCAACGTGCCGTCGAACACGCCGATCGTACTGCGCACGTCGGGACAGACGGAGCAGTCGAAGACGCTCAAGTGCAGCGAGTGCGGAGCGATGAACTATCCGACGGAGTGGTACTGCGAGAGGTGTGGGGCTGAACTCGCGGCTCTCTGAGAGAGAACTGCCGGCGCCGAACCTTCCGAACACCGAAACTTCCAAATTCCGAGACTTCCAAACTCCGAGACTGCGAGACTCCCGAACTCCGAACCTGCCAAACTGCGACACCGCCGAACTCGGAGATTGGTGAAACAAGACTGGCGGTGTAGGAAAAACGAAAGAGCCCGGCGATCCCGGGCTCTTCTTCATTTCACAATACCGACTCGCGCAGTTGCGTCGTTCTTCGGAGTCCGGCCGTTTCGGTTTTCGGCGGTTTCGGACTTGGGCAGTTTCGGACTTCGGCAGTTCTCGGACTTCGGGAGTCCCTCGCTACCCGGCTTTCGCGATCGCGCTCTTGCGTCGCGCGGCTGTGTTGCGATGAATGAGGCCCTTTCGCGCCGCGCGATCGAGGAGCTTTACGGCCGCGACTTTCGTGGCCTGGGTGGCTCCCGGCGCCGCCGCTTTCTTGACCGCCGTCCGCAGGGCGGCTCGTTGCGCACGGTTGCGCACGGTGGCCGCGCGGGTTTTGCGCATGTTCTTCTTGGCGGACGCGATATTCGGCACGAAAACGACTCTCCAAATCCAGTGAAACAACGGTGCTCCGGCGAGGGGTTGA from Gemmatimonadaceae bacterium harbors:
- the rpsT gene encoding 30S ribosomal protein S20; translated protein: MPNIASAKKNMRKTRAATVRNRAQRAALRTAVKKAAAPGATQATKVAAVKLLDRAARKGLIHRNTAARRKSAIAKAG
- a CDS encoding Ran-binding zinc finger domain-containing protein; translated protein: MTDTNRSLQELPALLTERRKYEKWLQALDARRDTTPQHVFERVKADYTGRLERVDEELAVHRQAVNEERSSLHSRRSLLEAEEQLRRDERAELELRQHVGELEGGEADSAFKAVDDALKQLVGEKTGLSARIGELDALLELKPFATPPGQPSTPLESPPLGLPKMPAPALAPAPAAAPPRAAAPISPPPPPAPPRPAPVHAPAAAPPAPAVAAVSAAAKTERAEPIIPSTEPAPPDRGQLRTPDGRFDEMAFVRGVVGPEGNGPAASATAPAPPRARDVGSANVPLRGRASQEQLVESVRIDPTRVERPLAANVPSNTPIVLRTSGQTEQSKTLKCSECGAMNYPTEWYCERCGAELAAL